In Propionicimonas paludicola, a single window of DNA contains:
- a CDS encoding ArsR/SmtB family transcription factor, whose protein sequence is MSRTLATIECAPASSAQLMSAAEAELLANLLKALADPVRLRLLRLVAESPGTTACGCHLPAALGISQPTLSHHLKKLIDAGLLIREQRGRWAHYRLASTSLDPVQGLLDTCR, encoded by the coding sequence ATGAGCCGGACTCTGGCGACCATCGAATGCGCTCCGGCATCATCAGCACAGCTCATGTCAGCCGCCGAAGCCGAACTGCTCGCGAACTTGCTGAAGGCGCTCGCCGATCCAGTCAGACTTCGCCTACTGCGCCTGGTCGCAGAGTCCCCGGGCACGACCGCGTGCGGCTGCCATCTGCCCGCAGCATTGGGGATCTCGCAACCCACCCTCTCTCACCATCTGAAGAAGCTCATCGACGCTGGTCTCCTGATCAGGGAACAGCGCGGACGGTGGGCCCACTACCGGCTCGCAAGCACGTCCTTGGACCCTGTGCAGGGGCTCCTGGACACCTGCCGCTGA
- the pruA gene encoding L-glutamate gamma-semialdehyde dehydrogenase codes for MDAITVVPGPVNEPVRTYAPGSPERAAIEIELAELAADTREVLPVIGGVAAASVAAPVHEVRMPSDHSTLLANVHQATATDAAEAIEAAVAAKADWAAMPFDERAAIFLRAAELLAGPKRALLNAATMLGQGKTVQQAEIDSACELIDFLRFNVAFARELYANQPQNSPGVWNRMDYRPLDGFVYAITPFNFTAIAGNLPTAPALMGNTVIWKPALTQSLAADLLMELLIEAGLPDGVINMLPGHGSEVSDVALSHPELAGIHFTGSTRVFQGLWSQVGANISGYRAYPRLVGETGGKDFVVAHPSADPEALTAALIRGAFEYSGQKCSAASRAYIPRSLWKVIGDDLIAQTEALSVGDVRDFHNFTSAVIDERAFTKLSGAIEQARSSADAQIVAGGRYDRSEGWFIRPTLITSDNPSQDIFATEYFGPILGIHVYDDDRYADVLTQVDQASPYALTGAIFATDRTAVQQASTALRHAAGNFYVNDKPTGAVVGQQPFGGSRASGTNDKAGSLWNLMRWVSPRSIKENLLPPTGTGYPHMA; via the coding sequence GTGGATGCCATCACCGTTGTTCCTGGTCCTGTCAATGAGCCTGTTCGCACCTACGCCCCGGGGAGTCCGGAGCGGGCCGCGATCGAGATCGAGCTGGCCGAGCTGGCCGCTGATACCCGCGAAGTCCTGCCGGTGATCGGTGGAGTGGCTGCCGCTTCGGTGGCTGCTCCCGTCCATGAGGTGCGGATGCCCTCGGACCATTCCACCCTGCTGGCCAACGTCCACCAGGCCACCGCAACCGATGCTGCCGAGGCCATCGAGGCCGCGGTCGCGGCCAAGGCCGACTGGGCCGCCATGCCCTTCGACGAGCGGGCCGCAATCTTCCTGCGCGCCGCCGAGTTGCTGGCCGGGCCGAAGCGGGCGCTCCTGAATGCGGCCACCATGCTCGGCCAGGGCAAGACCGTCCAGCAGGCCGAGATCGACTCGGCCTGCGAACTGATCGACTTCCTGCGGTTCAACGTGGCCTTCGCCCGTGAGCTGTACGCCAACCAGCCGCAGAACTCGCCCGGGGTCTGGAACCGGATGGATTACCGGCCGCTGGACGGCTTCGTCTACGCGATCACCCCGTTCAACTTCACGGCCATCGCCGGCAACCTGCCGACCGCCCCGGCCCTGATGGGCAACACGGTGATCTGGAAGCCGGCCCTGACCCAGAGCCTGGCTGCCGACCTGCTGATGGAGCTGCTGATCGAGGCCGGCCTGCCCGACGGTGTGATCAATATGCTGCCCGGCCACGGCTCGGAGGTCTCCGACGTGGCGCTGAGCCATCCGGAACTGGCCGGCATCCACTTCACCGGCTCGACCAGGGTCTTCCAGGGCTTGTGGTCGCAGGTCGGTGCCAACATCTCCGGCTACCGGGCCTACCCGCGGCTGGTCGGCGAGACCGGCGGCAAGGACTTCGTGGTGGCGCACCCGTCCGCCGATCCCGAGGCGCTGACTGCGGCCCTGATCCGCGGCGCATTCGAGTACTCCGGGCAGAAGTGCTCGGCGGCCTCCCGGGCCTACATTCCGCGCAGCCTGTGGAAGGTGATCGGTGACGACCTGATCGCCCAGACCGAGGCGCTGAGTGTCGGCGACGTCCGCGACTTCCACAACTTCACCTCTGCGGTCATCGACGAACGGGCGTTCACCAAGTTGTCCGGCGCCATCGAGCAGGCCCGGTCGTCCGCCGATGCCCAGATCGTCGCCGGTGGCCGCTACGACCGCAGCGAGGGCTGGTTCATCCGGCCGACCCTGATCACCTCGGACAACCCGTCCCAGGACATCTTCGCCACCGAGTACTTCGGGCCGATCCTGGGCATCCACGTCTACGACGACGACCGCTATGCCGATGTGCTGACCCAGGTCGACCAGGCCTCGCCGTACGCGCTGACCGGGGCGATCTTCGCCACCGACCGGACCGCGGTCCAGCAGGCCTCGACGGCACTGCGGCACGCGGCCGGCAACTTCTACGTCAACGACAAGCCCACCGGCGCCGTGGTCGGGCAGCAGCCCTTCGGCGGCTCCCGCGCGTCCGGCACCAATGACAAGGCTGGCTCACTGTGGAACCTGATGCGCTGGGTCAGCCCGCGCTCGATCAAGGAGAACCTGCTGCCGCCCACGGGCACCGGCTACCCGCATATGGCCTAG
- a CDS encoding Rv3235 family protein — MDPSQARCRPAPSSWPPVIPLFEPAPLPSPDQPLLPWLNAPEVIDATAFVPAQNRRIARDLASAVVETLSGRRPLHQLEPWLSPDVLRLVGSIRTSPASRQLSLLSLRTQQPRAGVVEVALHLRQAGRSRAAAVRLTRLEGGWRITQLAIALDPPTVHDAGRLSP; from the coding sequence ATGGATCCCAGTCAGGCCAGATGTCGGCCCGCGCCCAGCTCGTGGCCGCCGGTGATCCCGCTATTCGAGCCGGCCCCACTCCCCTCGCCCGACCAGCCACTGCTGCCGTGGCTGAACGCACCCGAGGTGATCGACGCCACCGCCTTCGTCCCGGCCCAGAACCGGCGGATCGCTCGCGACCTGGCCAGTGCCGTTGTCGAAACGCTCAGCGGACGGCGTCCACTGCATCAGCTGGAGCCCTGGCTGAGCCCGGACGTGCTGCGCCTGGTCGGATCGATCCGGACCAGTCCGGCCAGCCGTCAGCTGAGCCTGCTGTCGCTGCGCACTCAGCAGCCGCGTGCAGGGGTGGTCGAGGTGGCGCTACATCTGCGCCAGGCCGGACGGTCCAGGGCCGCGGCGGTACGGCTGACCCGGCTGGAGGGAGGATGGCGGATCACTCAGCTGGCGATCGCGCTGGATCCGCCGACCGTGCACGACGCGGGTCGGCTCAGTCCGTGA
- a CDS encoding DUF6912 family protein — protein MSLLFVPVTPAELAAWAGDGRLDQPRPAFSATAGLRAAFDTSDDEDAEHIALLVASVAGLAAHGVRLIAVVEGSGEPSGDPDFGELRVAGLAYSAVEAIFADDAAEPTLPAAAEAARGLSLAQAWEDPAVVALLENADLLWHGAAEWGALIQK, from the coding sequence GTGAGCCTGTTGTTCGTGCCGGTGACACCGGCGGAGTTGGCCGCCTGGGCCGGCGACGGCCGGCTGGACCAGCCCCGTCCGGCGTTCTCGGCGACTGCGGGGCTGCGCGCCGCCTTCGACACCAGCGACGATGAGGATGCCGAGCACATTGCGCTGCTGGTGGCCTCGGTTGCCGGTCTGGCCGCGCACGGCGTCCGGCTGATCGCCGTCGTCGAGGGCAGCGGCGAACCGTCCGGGGATCCGGATTTCGGTGAGCTACGGGTCGCCGGCCTCGCCTACTCCGCAGTCGAGGCCATCTTCGCCGACGATGCCGCCGAGCCGACCCTGCCAGCCGCCGCGGAGGCCGCCCGCGGGCTCTCCCTGGCCCAGGCCTGGGAAGATCCGGCCGTGGTGGCGCTACTGGAGAATGCTGACCTGCTCTGGCACGGGGCGGCGGAATGGGGTGCACTGATTCAGAAGTGA
- a CDS encoding Ku protein, which produces MPRSIWKGAISFGLVTIPVKVFGATEERDISFRQVHSSDGGRIRYQRVCEVCGQEVAFADIAKGYEAEDGRMAILEPDDFAGLPAAEGKTVDVKQFVDLAEIDPIYFDRTYLLAPEKAGLKPYVLLRRALADSGRAAVVKVALRNKESLALIRPVGEVLRLHTMLWPDELRDTEFAAPEAEVKVSDAEISMAELLIDQLFGEFDPAAYTDDYREALTEVINAKLEGVAPPEAVAPADTGGQVVDLVAALKASVEAAKKRRDEAAAS; this is translated from the coding sequence ATGCCGAGATCGATCTGGAAGGGCGCCATCTCCTTCGGCCTGGTCACCATCCCGGTGAAGGTCTTCGGAGCCACCGAGGAGCGCGATATCAGCTTCCGCCAGGTGCATTCGTCCGACGGTGGACGGATCCGCTACCAGCGGGTCTGTGAGGTGTGTGGCCAGGAAGTGGCCTTCGCCGACATCGCCAAGGGCTATGAGGCCGAGGACGGCCGGATGGCCATCCTGGAGCCGGACGACTTCGCCGGGCTGCCCGCCGCCGAGGGCAAGACCGTGGATGTCAAGCAGTTCGTCGACCTGGCCGAGATCGACCCGATCTACTTCGACCGCACCTATCTGCTGGCCCCGGAGAAAGCCGGCCTGAAGCCGTACGTCCTGCTGCGCCGAGCCCTGGCCGACTCCGGGCGGGCCGCGGTGGTGAAGGTGGCCCTGCGCAACAAAGAGTCGCTGGCCCTGATCCGTCCGGTCGGAGAGGTGCTGCGGCTGCACACCATGCTGTGGCCCGACGAGCTGCGGGACACCGAGTTCGCGGCCCCCGAGGCCGAGGTGAAGGTCAGCGATGCCGAGATTTCGATGGCCGAACTGCTGATCGATCAGCTGTTCGGTGAGTTCGATCCGGCCGCCTACACCGACGACTACCGGGAGGCGCTCACCGAGGTGATCAACGCCAAGCTGGAGGGTGTGGCCCCGCCGGAGGCGGTTGCGCCGGCCGACACCGGTGGCCAGGTGGTCGACCTGGTGGCCGCGCTCAAAGCGTCGGTGGAAGCCGCCAAGAAACGTCGGGACGAGGCTGCGGCTAGCTGA
- the arsD gene encoding arsenite efflux transporter metallochaperone ArsD — protein MVSIRVFEPALCCNTGVCGEDVDQALVSFSADLEFLISQGVDISRHNLANDTAAFIQNPVVANFIGAVGSEGLPLVLVDNVAVLTGRYPTREMLVRYAGLASAGAKTLPLATVPSQGCCGGPSSSCC, from the coding sequence ATGGTCAGCATCCGTGTCTTCGAGCCGGCGCTGTGCTGCAACACCGGCGTATGCGGGGAGGACGTGGACCAGGCACTGGTGAGCTTCAGTGCCGATCTGGAGTTTCTCATTTCTCAGGGTGTCGACATCTCGCGACACAACCTGGCCAACGACACCGCAGCCTTCATCCAGAACCCAGTAGTCGCAAACTTCATCGGCGCAGTTGGATCTGAGGGGCTGCCGTTGGTACTGGTCGACAACGTGGCCGTCCTCACCGGCCGATACCCAACCCGCGAGATGCTGGTCCGCTACGCCGGTCTCGCCTCAGCTGGAGCCAAGACCCTCCCTCTTGCCACAGTCCCATCCCAGGGCTGCTGCGGCGGCCCCAGCAGCAGCTGCTGCTGA
- a CDS encoding wax ester/triacylglycerol synthase domain-containing protein, which produces MSEFVSVTEAALLARDQPTQPWQQAFVLLLAGGLSRAELIARIGERIGYAPRFRRRVEGWPIAAWVDDPTFSVAGHVRQQRLPADQTLEQWLADLLTDPLDDEHPLWQAVLLDEVAPGQQALVFRCHPALVDGYDHVHLLQELLDERPTAQIGPESSWEPQPAPGLGAALAGLRDPLQAAQGVAGGLFGLVENAVRTVTLAGRSAQLAVAEVELAALKVVRNGFACTVHDVVLALVTAGLRGQARRLGRTLTDPVALVPLAVSEPAVLESAIGCRIAPSWLSLPVSEASAVERLSAIATLTRVRADSGHSVRVPELVELAGFAPPTLHAVTAGSVGAGRAHQVLVADVPGPQRARYLGTALVEEVFGCTSLTDAEELSVAVTSYRGRVSLAAMSTRALDGWADDLAAELSTLLKEAR; this is translated from the coding sequence GTGAGCGAGTTCGTCTCGGTCACCGAGGCAGCGTTGCTGGCCCGGGACCAACCCACGCAGCCCTGGCAGCAGGCATTCGTCCTGTTGCTGGCCGGCGGCCTGTCCAGAGCCGAGTTGATCGCAAGGATCGGTGAGCGGATCGGCTACGCGCCGCGCTTCCGACGCCGGGTCGAAGGCTGGCCGATCGCCGCCTGGGTGGACGACCCCACCTTCAGCGTGGCCGGTCACGTCCGGCAACAGCGACTGCCGGCCGATCAGACTCTTGAGCAGTGGCTGGCCGACCTGCTCACCGACCCGCTGGACGACGAGCACCCGCTGTGGCAGGCGGTTCTGCTGGACGAGGTCGCGCCCGGCCAACAGGCATTGGTGTTCCGGTGTCATCCGGCGTTGGTCGACGGCTACGACCACGTCCATCTGCTGCAGGAGCTGCTGGACGAACGGCCCACCGCACAGATCGGCCCCGAGTCGTCCTGGGAGCCGCAGCCGGCGCCCGGCCTGGGGGCGGCGCTAGCCGGTCTACGGGACCCGCTGCAGGCCGCCCAGGGGGTAGCCGGTGGGCTGTTCGGGCTGGTCGAGAACGCCGTCCGCACCGTCACGCTCGCCGGGCGCTCCGCACAGCTGGCGGTCGCCGAAGTGGAACTCGCCGCGCTGAAGGTGGTCCGCAACGGCTTCGCCTGCACAGTCCACGACGTGGTGTTGGCCCTAGTCACCGCCGGACTGCGAGGGCAGGCCCGACGGCTCGGCCGGACGCTCACCGATCCGGTGGCACTGGTCCCGCTGGCCGTCAGCGAGCCGGCCGTACTGGAGTCGGCGATCGGCTGCCGGATCGCGCCGTCGTGGCTGTCGCTGCCGGTCTCGGAGGCCTCGGCCGTCGAGCGGCTGTCGGCGATCGCCACTCTGACTCGGGTGCGCGCCGACAGCGGACACAGCGTCCGGGTCCCGGAGTTGGTCGAGCTGGCCGGATTCGCGCCGCCCACCTTGCATGCTGTAACCGCCGGGAGCGTCGGAGCCGGCCGGGCCCACCAGGTGCTGGTCGCCGATGTCCCCGGGCCGCAACGGGCTCGCTATCTGGGCACGGCTCTGGTCGAGGAGGTGTTCGGCTGCACGTCTCTCACCGATGCCGAAGAGCTCTCGGTGGCAGTGACCAGCTATCGCGGACGGGTCAGTCTGGCCGCGATGTCCACCCGCGCCCTGGACGGCTGGGCCGACGACCTGGCCGCCGAACTCTCCACCCTGCTCAAGGAGGCCAGGTGA
- a CDS encoding FG-GAP repeat domain-containing protein gives MRSPGVLLTAAALALVQVGCSHSAVPTQPASAAVRPSDAVPDFDGDGRADLVFGIGSTHGRVVVEYGSGGKAGFERTDAGGPADPSDDNVRGFGDGVLAADLNSDSFSDLVVVDSTVGGGGSAIYLIFGSKDGLRVAEARRYPVAGVGGTPALLTTPDKLLVVAGGGSGDDGALTTFRIGPDGLPIDGAAVLSQRSLTGESRPGDRFGAALAASRNTLLVGVPGKDVGSATDAGAVFVATYQGGGAFRGRLETLDPARRGNGPASGDRLGASVAITDGYAAAGLPGRQVGAAGAGAVLVFTPGSFGSARMIDQTSSELSAQPAEGEQFGSSVALIKVCHGAPGLLVGAFGEDVDGVAGAGASWIIPLTAAADCPATRLAEGGVLGGRATQMGLVGAVVGSLRTGPAQADTLIVAAPSRTEDSVAARIFRVPPPYTASTVAADGLLLNEEGTIALSPLTD, from the coding sequence GTGCGGTCACCCGGCGTGTTGCTGACTGCTGCAGCGCTGGCGCTGGTGCAGGTCGGCTGCAGCCACTCGGCCGTGCCCACTCAGCCTGCATCCGCCGCCGTCCGGCCCAGTGACGCCGTCCCCGACTTCGACGGGGACGGCCGGGCCGATCTGGTCTTCGGGATCGGATCGACCCATGGCCGAGTCGTCGTCGAGTACGGCTCGGGGGGCAAGGCCGGATTCGAGCGCACTGACGCCGGTGGTCCGGCAGACCCCAGCGACGACAATGTGCGCGGGTTCGGGGACGGGGTCCTGGCCGCGGACCTGAACTCTGACTCGTTCAGCGACCTGGTCGTGGTCGACTCCACCGTCGGTGGCGGCGGCTCGGCGATCTACCTGATCTTCGGGTCGAAGGACGGCCTGCGAGTGGCCGAGGCCCGGCGCTACCCGGTTGCCGGTGTCGGCGGCACGCCGGCGCTGCTCACCACGCCCGACAAGCTGCTGGTCGTTGCCGGTGGCGGGAGTGGGGACGATGGCGCACTGACCACCTTCCGGATCGGCCCTGACGGGTTGCCGATCGATGGTGCGGCCGTCCTCAGCCAACGCTCGCTGACCGGCGAGTCCCGTCCCGGCGACCGGTTCGGTGCTGCATTGGCAGCGAGCCGGAACACGTTGCTGGTGGGAGTGCCGGGCAAGGACGTCGGTTCGGCCACAGACGCCGGTGCCGTGTTCGTGGCCACCTACCAGGGTGGTGGAGCGTTCCGCGGGCGGCTCGAGACCCTCGATCCTGCGCGGCGCGGCAATGGGCCCGCCTCCGGTGATCGGTTGGGGGCCAGTGTCGCCATCACCGATGGCTATGCGGCTGCGGGGCTCCCGGGCCGCCAGGTCGGTGCGGCCGGCGCCGGAGCGGTGCTGGTGTTCACTCCGGGTTCTTTTGGGAGCGCCCGAATGATCGACCAGACATCGTCCGAGTTGTCGGCTCAGCCCGCAGAAGGTGAGCAGTTCGGTTCGTCGGTGGCCCTGATCAAGGTCTGCCATGGTGCACCCGGGCTTCTGGTTGGGGCCTTCGGCGAGGATGTGGACGGTGTCGCCGGGGCCGGAGCGTCCTGGATCATCCCGCTCACTGCCGCAGCCGACTGTCCGGCCACGCGGCTGGCCGAGGGCGGTGTCCTGGGCGGTCGGGCCACCCAGATGGGACTGGTGGGGGCGGTGGTCGGCAGCCTGCGAACCGGACCCGCCCAGGCCGACACGCTGATCGTGGCTGCGCCCAGCCGCACCGAGGACAGCGTCGCGGCCAGGATCTTCCGAGTGCCGCCGCCCTATACCGCCTCGACCGTGGCCGCGGACGGCCTTCTGCTCAACGAGGAGGGGACGATCGCGCTCAGCCCGCTCACGGACTGA
- a CDS encoding potassium channel family protein, with product MWNLRVGQRRRAGSSSVAERPVLGWVLAVLALALIGSFGYMILEGWSFFDALYMAVTTMTTVGFREVHELSWSGRLWTMLMALSSIGVIFGTVGVVAENVMADVASGRRRAKRMDRMIGKLSGHYVVCGYGRVGSMVARELVEDGNQVVVIDVGEDSLRRAEADDYLVVHGDGASEAVLRQAGVERAKGLVSAIDSDAHNVYVTLSARALNPELFIVARAGAENVISKLLQAGADRAVSPYVMAGRRIVNLALRPAVVEFIDAALTRQSLAFGMEEVLAAPDGQLVGKAIGELRGEGVLTMAILREGGLYEATPPDGRVVEAGELLIVSGVSEALDRLGQIAPVGRSSASRTGW from the coding sequence ATGTGGAACTTGAGGGTGGGGCAACGACGCCGCGCCGGTAGTTCTTCGGTGGCCGAGCGCCCGGTGCTCGGCTGGGTGTTGGCGGTGCTCGCCCTCGCTCTGATCGGGTCGTTCGGCTACATGATCCTTGAGGGTTGGAGCTTCTTCGACGCCCTCTACATGGCGGTGACCACCATGACCACGGTCGGCTTCCGCGAGGTGCATGAGCTGAGCTGGTCAGGCCGACTCTGGACGATGTTGATGGCGCTGTCCTCGATCGGAGTGATCTTCGGGACCGTCGGAGTAGTGGCCGAGAACGTGATGGCCGATGTGGCCAGCGGCAGGAGGAGGGCCAAGCGGATGGACCGCATGATCGGCAAGCTGAGTGGGCACTACGTGGTGTGCGGCTATGGACGAGTGGGCTCGATGGTCGCTCGGGAGCTGGTCGAGGATGGCAACCAGGTGGTGGTCATCGATGTCGGTGAGGATTCGCTGCGTCGAGCCGAAGCCGACGACTACCTGGTGGTGCATGGCGACGGCGCCTCCGAGGCGGTGCTCCGTCAGGCCGGGGTGGAGCGAGCCAAGGGTCTGGTCAGTGCCATCGACTCCGATGCTCACAATGTCTACGTGACCCTCTCGGCGCGGGCGCTGAACCCGGAGCTGTTCATCGTTGCGCGGGCCGGAGCCGAGAACGTGATCTCGAAGCTGCTGCAGGCCGGAGCCGATCGGGCGGTCTCGCCCTATGTGATGGCCGGGCGACGCATCGTGAACCTTGCCTTGCGTCCGGCCGTGGTCGAGTTCATCGACGCGGCCCTGACCAGGCAAAGCCTCGCCTTCGGGATGGAGGAAGTACTGGCCGCCCCCGACGGTCAGCTGGTCGGGAAGGCCATCGGCGAACTGCGTGGGGAGGGCGTGCTCACCATGGCGATTCTTCGCGAGGGCGGCTTGTATGAGGCCACGCCGCCGGATGGACGAGTGGTGGAGGCGGGCGAGCTGTTGATCGTCTCCGGGGTGAGCGAGGCCCTGGATCGGTTGGGTCAGATCGCTCCCGTGGGCCGGAGTTCGGCGAGCCGCACCGGCTGGTGA
- a CDS encoding GyrI-like domain-containing protein, which yields MEKIDFKKSLPSYTARTGVFEVVDVPPLNYLMIDGHGDPNAGGPFNEAIGALFSVGYKLKFTSKNEFGRDYTVMPLEGLWSSDDPSTFTTALDKSTWDWTLLMMVPDWITADVFEATRDVVRTKVGPAIDRLRLETLDEGRCVQILHLGSFDDEAETLHRLHTQFVPDNGLRLRGRHHEIYLSDFTKTAPAKLRTILRQPIDEAMRG from the coding sequence ATGGAGAAGATCGACTTCAAGAAATCACTGCCCAGCTACACCGCGCGCACCGGGGTGTTCGAGGTGGTCGACGTGCCACCTCTCAACTACCTGATGATCGACGGGCACGGCGATCCGAACGCCGGTGGCCCGTTCAACGAGGCGATCGGCGCGCTGTTCAGCGTCGGCTACAAGCTGAAGTTCACCTCGAAGAACGAGTTCGGCCGCGACTACACGGTGATGCCGCTGGAGGGTCTGTGGTCATCCGACGATCCGTCCACCTTCACCACGGCCCTGGACAAGTCCACCTGGGACTGGACCCTGCTGATGATGGTGCCCGACTGGATCACCGCGGACGTCTTCGAGGCCACCCGCGACGTCGTCCGGACCAAGGTGGGACCGGCCATCGACCGACTCCGGCTGGAGACCCTGGACGAAGGACGCTGCGTGCAGATCCTGCATCTGGGCTCGTTCGACGACGAAGCCGAGACCTTGCACCGGCTACACACCCAGTTCGTCCCCGACAACGGCCTACGGCTGCGCGGACGCCACCACGAGATCTACCTGTCCGACTTCACCAAGACCGCCCCCGCCAAGCTGCGGACGATCCTGCGCCAACCGATCGACGAGGCCATGCGTGGGTAG
- the arsA gene encoding arsenical pump-driving ATPase produces MRFLTAPTRFLFFTGKGGVGKTSIACAAALQLAEAGRRVLLVSTDPASNVGQVFSQSIGNTITAVTSVAGLDALEINPEQAAAAYRERIIGPVRGLLPKKEIESITEQLSGSCTTEIASFNEFTGLLADPSLVADYDQVVFDTAPTGHTIRLLKLPGDWTGFLDAGKGDASCLGPLSGLEKQRALYAGAVQTLADPSVTSLILVARAQASSLAEIARTADELSTTGIKPRGVVINGVLRAGTAGADSLAAAVRKREQAAIAGMPASLAAIGRDIIELKPENMVGLPALRSLLDATTATPPKAVPPSLGDLPGSLDTLIDELAADGHGLIMCMGKGGVGKTTIAAAIATRLVALGHPVHLTTTDPAGHLESTLGEAAASAGLTVSRVDPAQAVADYRSHVMNTKGKLLDDAGRAVLAEDLMSPCTEEVAVFTQFSRLVNQARSGFVVMDTAPTGHTLLLMDAAGSYHREVIRNMPSGADYTTPMMRLQNPGYTKILLVTLPETTPVLEAGVLEDDLERAGIRPWAWVINQSLAATKTSSVLLRYRAGQESGPIDAVRKRAGRLAIVPLLDREPIGRTGLSQVAP; encoded by the coding sequence ATGCGATTCCTCACGGCACCGACCCGCTTTCTCTTCTTCACCGGCAAGGGCGGGGTGGGCAAGACCTCCATCGCGTGTGCGGCGGCACTACAGCTGGCCGAGGCCGGACGCCGGGTCCTGCTGGTCAGCACCGACCCGGCGTCCAACGTCGGACAGGTGTTCTCCCAGTCGATCGGCAACACCATCACGGCCGTGACCTCGGTCGCCGGACTGGACGCGCTGGAGATCAATCCAGAGCAAGCCGCCGCGGCTTACCGCGAGCGGATCATCGGCCCTGTGCGAGGTTTGCTGCCGAAGAAGGAGATCGAGTCGATCACCGAGCAGCTGTCGGGTTCGTGCACCACCGAGATCGCCTCATTCAACGAGTTCACCGGGCTACTCGCCGATCCATCGCTGGTCGCCGACTACGACCAGGTCGTTTTCGACACCGCCCCGACCGGGCACACCATCCGATTGCTCAAGCTCCCCGGGGACTGGACCGGTTTCCTCGACGCCGGCAAGGGCGACGCATCCTGCCTCGGCCCGCTGTCGGGCCTGGAGAAGCAACGCGCGTTGTATGCGGGAGCAGTGCAGACCCTGGCCGACCCGTCGGTGACCAGCCTGATCCTGGTGGCCCGCGCTCAGGCCTCGAGCCTCGCCGAGATCGCCCGGACGGCCGACGAACTGTCCACTACCGGGATCAAGCCTCGCGGTGTCGTCATCAACGGCGTCCTGCGCGCCGGGACGGCAGGTGCCGACTCCCTTGCCGCCGCCGTTCGGAAGCGCGAGCAGGCGGCGATCGCCGGCATGCCCGCCTCACTGGCCGCCATCGGCCGGGACATCATCGAACTCAAGCCCGAGAACATGGTCGGCCTCCCGGCCCTTCGGTCCCTGCTCGATGCCACCACAGCGACCCCGCCAAAGGCAGTGCCGCCAAGCCTTGGCGACCTACCCGGGTCGCTGGATACCCTGATCGATGAGCTCGCCGCCGATGGCCACGGCCTGATCATGTGCATGGGCAAGGGCGGAGTCGGCAAGACCACCATCGCCGCCGCGATCGCCACCCGTCTGGTCGCGTTGGGTCACCCCGTCCACCTCACCACCACCGATCCGGCCGGACATCTGGAGAGCACCCTGGGCGAGGCAGCGGCCTCGGCCGGCCTCACAGTCTCTCGGGTCGACCCTGCACAAGCAGTTGCGGACTACCGCAGCCACGTAATGAACACCAAGGGGAAGCTGCTCGACGACGCCGGCCGAGCGGTGCTTGCCGAAGACCTCATGTCGCCATGCACAGAGGAGGTAGCGGTCTTCACGCAGTTCTCCCGCCTGGTCAACCAGGCCCGCAGCGGCTTCGTGGTGATGGATACGGCCCCGACCGGACACACGCTGCTGCTCATGGACGCCGCCGGCTCCTACCACCGCGAGGTCATCCGCAACATGCCAAGTGGCGCGGACTACACGACCCCGATGATGCGGCTACAGAACCCCGGGTACACCAAGATCCTGCTCGTCACTCTCCCCGAAACCACCCCTGTCCTCGAAGCTGGCGTCCTTGAGGACGACCTTGAGCGAGCCGGGATTCGGCCCTGGGCATGGGTCATCAACCAGTCACTCGCCGCCACGAAGACCAGTTCGGTTCTGCTCCGGTACCGGGCCGGACAGGAGAGCGGCCCGATCGACGCCGTCCGAAAGCGTGCGGGCCGGCTCGCGATCGTCCCCTTGCTCGATCGAGAACCGATCGGTCGCACCGGCCTCTCTCAGGTCGCACCATGA